A stretch of the Capsicum annuum cultivar UCD-10X-F1 chromosome 10, UCD10Xv1.1, whole genome shotgun sequence genome encodes the following:
- the LOC107845994 gene encoding uncharacterized protein LOC107845994: MKEISKASSSIEKSKIANPLSLSCTFDQCTRATGEQHELKKVDITVEATAEQHNNTVDNLSTASMEEEKVKPASSGEQKNYPFEEFNISDEALKKLTKLINDYLE; the protein is encoded by the exons atgAAAGAAATTTCCAAAGCatcatcaagcattgaaaaaagcaaaattgcaaatcctctatctttgtcttgcacctttgatcaatgtacaagggccacaggagagcagcacgagctgaagaag gtggatatcacagtagaagctactgctgaacagcatAATAACACAGTTGATAATCTATCAACTGCTTCTATGGAAGAAGAAAAGGTGAAACCTGCCAGTTCAGGAGAACAGAAGAATTATCCATTCGAAgagttcaacatctcggacgaggctctaaaaaaactaacaaagttgatcaacgactatttagAATAG